In a single window of the Leptospira sanjuanensis genome:
- a CDS encoding dihydrolipoamide acetyltransferase family protein — MAKIAEMTQLSPTMSEGKIVRWLKQKGDAVSPGEIIAEVETDKAVMEMEAFETGVLLEVLAPEGSLLPVGAPVAIIGKSGEDVSALVETAKKSIPVKKESSAAPSQTPTSAPGPSSATTPTSSAQAQSGTSSSSATSSSGSGKNLETKTNVSLSQGAENKGITANEERSSGFKTSSSFGAEESDHSPVRTARDGRPIKASPLAKNLAIQKGVDLGEVIGSGPGGRIIKRDILSYQESGGGKQGSFVKRQDRKLEITGMRRTIASRLAHSTSTIPHFYLTMELDAGPISDLRNSFNKDLGLDGHEKVSVNDLILKACAFSLLQVPEVNSSWREDHILQHGRIDVGVAVSIEGGLITPYIRNADQKTVLAISAEIKELASRARDRKLKPGEYTDGTFTVSNLGMYGISSFTAVINEPEAAILAVGALVEKPVLKAGSIVPGKILNVTLSCDHRVIDGATGARFLSIFRDFIEHPLRLLTG, encoded by the coding sequence ATGGCAAAAATTGCAGAGATGACTCAGCTCAGTCCGACGATGTCCGAAGGTAAGATCGTCCGTTGGCTCAAACAAAAAGGAGACGCGGTTTCTCCCGGAGAAATCATCGCAGAAGTGGAAACCGATAAAGCCGTGATGGAAATGGAAGCGTTTGAAACCGGTGTTTTACTGGAAGTCCTCGCACCCGAAGGAAGTCTTCTACCGGTCGGGGCGCCGGTCGCGATCATCGGAAAATCGGGAGAGGACGTTTCCGCGTTAGTCGAAACCGCAAAAAAATCCATTCCTGTAAAAAAGGAAAGTTCGGCTGCGCCCAGCCAAACCCCGACCTCTGCACCGGGCCCGTCGTCCGCGACAACTCCGACATCTTCCGCACAAGCGCAAAGCGGAACCTCCTCCTCATCCGCAACATCGAGCTCAGGCTCAGGAAAAAATCTCGAAACGAAAACGAACGTTTCTCTTTCGCAAGGCGCGGAAAACAAAGGCATAACAGCAAACGAAGAACGATCTTCCGGATTCAAAACGTCCTCTTCGTTCGGCGCGGAAGAATCGGATCATTCTCCCGTTCGAACCGCACGCGACGGGCGTCCGATCAAGGCTTCTCCGTTGGCGAAGAATCTCGCGATTCAAAAGGGAGTGGATTTAGGCGAAGTGATCGGCTCCGGGCCCGGAGGAAGAATCATCAAACGCGACATTCTTTCGTATCAGGAATCAGGCGGAGGCAAACAAGGTTCTTTTGTTAAGCGACAAGACCGCAAACTTGAAATCACCGGAATGCGTAGGACGATCGCCTCCAGACTCGCGCATTCAACTTCGACGATCCCTCATTTTTATCTTACGATGGAATTGGACGCAGGTCCGATCAGCGATCTCAGAAATTCCTTCAACAAGGATCTGGGACTCGATGGTCACGAAAAAGTCAGCGTCAATGATCTCATTCTGAAGGCGTGTGCATTCAGTTTATTGCAAGTTCCAGAAGTCAATTCTTCCTGGAGAGAGGATCATATTCTCCAGCATGGAAGAATCGACGTGGGAGTCGCGGTTTCGATCGAAGGCGGACTCATCACTCCGTATATCCGCAACGCAGATCAGAAAACCGTTCTCGCAATCAGCGCTGAAATAAAAGAACTTGCTTCCCGTGCAAGAGACAGAAAACTCAAACCGGGGGAATACACGGACGGAACGTTTACCGTTTCCAACCTCGGAATGTATGGAATTTCATCCTTCACCGCGGTCATCAACGAACCCGAAGCCGCCATCCTTGCGGTGGGAGCGCTCGTTGAAAAACCGGTTCTCAAGGCTGGAAGTATCGTTCCGGGAAAAATTCTGAACGTCACTCTTTCCTGCGATCACAGAGTGATCGACGGAGCGACGGGAGCAAGATTTCTTTCGATCTTCCGTGATTTTATAGAACATCCCCTTCGCCTGCTTACAGGCTAA
- the fliG gene encoding flagellar motor switch protein FliG: MEKDSASAARKEKIRKSALLLLSLNKEDAAKVLSKLDDSMIEEIILEMAQIKTISKKEKEDVLLEFKNSVLPGEGEIKGGLDAAREILQQSLGREKAENILGKLSRKDIEDDFSFLSEAEPGVLAGLLQHESPQTVAVTLAFMSPKKAADILKFFPGELQASVAYRLANTTKTHPDAIKEIARVLKKKYEQRDRSEYSEAGGAEALANILNHMDKSQEENILKELEANSPELAKQVKEKLYTFEDVLGLDQKEMRILINRLSDDECLSVALRGAGDELRNHFLNAMSRNRAAEIMDMMDIRGKLTLREINDARNSILNLVRELEEEGTIFVKKDGEEYI, from the coding sequence GTGGAAAAAGATTCAGCGTCCGCGGCTCGAAAAGAAAAAATCAGAAAATCGGCACTCCTCCTTCTCTCTTTAAACAAAGAAGACGCAGCCAAGGTTTTATCCAAACTCGACGACTCGATGATCGAAGAGATCATTTTGGAAATGGCTCAGATCAAAACCATCTCTAAAAAGGAAAAAGAAGACGTTCTTTTAGAGTTTAAGAATTCGGTTCTTCCCGGAGAAGGTGAAATCAAGGGCGGGTTGGACGCGGCCCGCGAAATCTTGCAGCAATCCTTAGGAAGAGAAAAAGCCGAGAATATTCTCGGCAAACTTTCCCGCAAAGACATCGAAGACGATTTTTCTTTTTTAAGTGAAGCCGAACCCGGCGTACTTGCGGGTCTGCTTCAACACGAATCTCCGCAGACGGTCGCGGTAACTCTCGCATTCATGAGCCCGAAAAAAGCCGCTGATATTTTGAAGTTCTTTCCCGGAGAATTGCAGGCAAGCGTCGCGTATCGTTTGGCCAATACGACCAAAACGCATCCCGATGCGATCAAAGAAATTGCAAGGGTTCTCAAGAAGAAATACGAACAAAGGGATCGTTCCGAGTACAGCGAAGCCGGCGGCGCGGAAGCTCTTGCGAACATCCTCAACCACATGGACAAATCTCAGGAAGAGAATATCTTGAAAGAGTTGGAAGCGAATTCTCCCGAACTCGCAAAACAAGTCAAAGAGAAGTTATATACCTTTGAAGACGTTCTGGGTTTGGATCAGAAAGAAATGCGGATTCTTATCAATCGCTTGAGTGACGACGAATGCCTCAGTGTCGCTTTACGCGGCGCCGGCGACGAACTTAGAAATCATTTCTTAAACGCGATGTCCCGCAACCGAGCCGCGGAAATCATGGATATGATGGACATCCGCGGTAAACTCACCTTACGCGAGATCAACGACGCAAGAAATAGTATTTTAAATTTGGTTCGTGAGTTGGAAGAAGAAGGAACCATCTTTGTCAAAAAAGACGGGGAAGAATATATTTAA
- a CDS encoding pyruvate dehydrogenase complex E1 component subunit beta, with the protein MAILTYREALNRAMCEEMDKDPNIFLMGEEVGHYDGAYKVSQGMLAKYGEKRVIDTPISENGFAGVGIGAAMVGLRPIIEFMTWNFSLVAIDQIINSAAKMNYMSAGQFPIPIVFRGAGGAGGRLAAQHSQSFESWYAHIPGLKVIAPYTPADACGLLKTAIRDNNPTIFIESEVLYGTRGEVPDQEYSIPFGKADLKREGSDITIVSWSRALQYVLPAAERLAKEGISVEVLDLRSIRPLDEEAIYASIRKTNRALIVEEGWEVAGFGSQVAYLIQKNSFDDLDAPVERITQEDVPMPYAANLEKASLPSEEKIIAKVREMLE; encoded by the coding sequence ATGGCGATTCTCACATACAGAGAAGCTCTGAACCGAGCCATGTGCGAGGAAATGGACAAGGACCCGAACATCTTTCTCATGGGAGAAGAAGTCGGCCACTACGACGGAGCGTATAAGGTTTCCCAAGGAATGCTCGCGAAATACGGAGAAAAGAGAGTCATCGACACTCCCATTTCCGAAAACGGTTTTGCGGGAGTGGGAATCGGAGCTGCGATGGTGGGCTTGCGTCCGATCATCGAGTTTATGACTTGGAACTTTTCGCTCGTTGCGATCGATCAGATCATCAACTCCGCGGCCAAAATGAATTATATGAGCGCGGGCCAGTTTCCGATTCCGATCGTGTTCCGAGGCGCGGGCGGCGCGGGAGGAAGATTGGCGGCTCAACATTCTCAGTCGTTTGAAAGTTGGTACGCGCATATCCCCGGTTTGAAAGTGATCGCTCCTTATACTCCCGCGGACGCTTGTGGTCTTTTGAAAACGGCGATCCGGGACAACAACCCTACGATCTTTATCGAAAGCGAAGTGTTATACGGAACCAGAGGAGAAGTTCCGGATCAAGAATATTCGATTCCGTTCGGAAAAGCGGATCTCAAACGCGAAGGATCGGATATAACGATCGTTAGTTGGTCAAGAGCGCTGCAATACGTTTTACCCGCCGCCGAACGACTGGCAAAGGAAGGAATCTCCGTGGAAGTTTTGGATCTGCGTTCGATCCGTCCCTTGGACGAGGAAGCGATCTACGCGTCGATTCGAAAAACCAACCGAGCTTTGATCGTAGAGGAAGGTTGGGAAGTGGCCGGTTTCGGATCGCAAGTCGCCTATCTCATTCAGAAGAATTCTTTCGACGATCTGGACGCGCCCGTGGAACGAATCACGCAAGAAGACGTTCCGATGCCGTATGCCGCGAATTTGGAAAAAGCCTCTCTTCCGAGCGAAGAGAAAATCATCGCGAAGGTTCGGGAAATGCTCGAATAA